Genomic segment of Streptococcus pneumoniae:
TCACTAGAAATAAAATTCCAATGATGCTAATAAAAGGATTAAATAATTCTAATTTCGTTCCAAAAACGATATTCAAATCATGAAAAATGAGACTATAAAAGCCTAAATAAATCATAAAATGAATCCATTTATTTTTTATTAACATATAAACACCATTTTTGATTATATTTGAGTATATAGACCAATACTAATTGTAAAGATATTCAAATAAATCATAGAATATTGTAAAAAAGTAAGGAATGCATCTGATTGTTGCATCGAAAACTTTTGAGGTTTCAAGGTTTGTTGAATCCAATTTCCTAACAAGATAGGGACCATTAAAATCATAAAGTAATAATAGCGCCCTTGAACTCCCCCTACTGATATATTTCCTGGACTATAAACTCTCGGATCACCTGTAATTGCATAGATAATTAGAAATGTAACAGCTAGTAGTGTAAAAATACTCCAAATAATAAAGTTTTTGCTTAGTTTAAACGAAGTCTGCAAAACGATTATAGTCGCCAAGCTAAATACCAATAAAGTCGTAATTGCAATTAGAATGTCTGATTGATGTGAAACATAATGCAGCGGGCGAATCATATAGTTATCTACAATAACTGCAGGCATGCTAAGCATGGTTCTAATAATTGGCAAGGGATGTTTAACAAAATACAATAACCCTGGACTACTTCCAGTAACAGGATTAGCAGATGAAAATAAAGGAATAATTCCTGAATAAAGTAAAGCGAACAAGAAGTTCAGAATAAATATACAGAAAGAAAAATATCTTGTTTTCTTTGAATCATAATATTTATTTGGCAATGCAGCAATCAAGCTCCCTACCAAAACTAAAGGAAACTTAGAAAAAATAAATAAAGTAGTAAATCCTTGATAAAGTAGAGATACTTTCCTAGTAATAATCGTTTTACCTGATAAAATATTAGTCAATAAAGCAATTACTAATAAAGAAGCTCCATAATAAAGATAATCATAATGATAATTCGATACTATATACATAGTAGAAGGCAGAGTACCCATCAGATAAATCATTTCTTGATAGGCTTTGCTCAGCTTAATTGCTGCATAGACTAGACCAGCAAATGCTAATACATGGAAAATACGACCCAAATAATAAGAAATATAAACCTTACTAGATAACAGTCGACCTACATTCCAACCGATAGATCCAGGTAAGAAAGCTGGATTATCAAATCCCTTAATCTGTCCTTTGATACTACTCTTTTTATGCTCTACATGATACCAATAGTCATCTCCTTGATAATTCGGTTGATTTCGAATCCCATCATGGAGAAAAACAGATTCGTAGTCTTCCAACTTTTCATCTGAATACTTAAAGAAGAAGCTATCTGATAAGCCAATCGCATTGGCCAAATGAGACTCTTCATCTAAACCATACTGAACTGGTTTAATCAATGCAATAGAAGTTCCTAAAAATAGAATTAAGAAAAAGGCATTTCTAGCTAATTTACTATTGTCCGTAAAATTTGTAACAATTAAAGTAGCAACAACTCCTATAATCACTTCCCAAAATTTTATATCAAATTTAAAATCAAACAAAATAGGAAGAGCCAACTGTGCAAAAACTACAATAACGACTCCTAATCCTATGCTAATAATTTTTTTAAGGCTTGCCTCCATTTCCCTATCCCTCTATATTTCCTTTACTCTTCTCTAACGAATATTGACTATTATCCGCAGATAAATCCACGTTATTGGCTAAGCGAATCCCCCTCCATTTTTCCAAATGAAATAAGGGATTCACAACTAACCAATACAATTTTCGTTTCCATGAAAAATCTCGATCTCTGCAAATTCGTACAGAATCCTTCAAACTATCTTTAAATACTGTCACCCATACAGTCACTAAAGAGATCCGATTCGTTGTACCACTATTTACGCGAATATTGTATGTTTCATCAAAAATTCTTTTTTTATAATCTGACAAAAGAACATCATTAGAATGTTCTACAATCGCTTTAGCGTTATAAACTTTAATGTAGCCTGCATCTACAATATCTTTTCCATACTCGTAATCTTCAGAATAAGCTACCTGACGATAACCAATCTGATTAACCAAAAATTCACGAGGAGCAGCTGAGCACACATCGCTATAAAAAGACTCTTTGGTATATGTTCCTTTTAATGCCTCATCCGATCGTGTCCAAAAAGTTAGAGCATCTTCAACTCCCTGCTCACGAAATACTGCTTCAATATCATATTTCATCGCTGGAAAACAGCTTAAACGAGGTTTCTGACGTGCGACAACTCCTGCTATATTAGGATTTAACGCAAAGGGAGCAACCATCTCGTTCAACCAATTTTCATTATAAGGAACTGCATCTTGGCTCAAATAAACCATGATTTCTCCCGAAGAAATTTCTGCTGCCATTTGGCGCGTTCCTCCGTGAGAATAGTCTTCTTTTGCAATTCTCTTTAGTTGAAGATTGCCATATTTCTCAGCAAATCGCTCAATGATTTGCACAGAGTTATCTCGAGAACCTGAATCTGTGATCAATACATCCCAGTCAAAATCTGTTTTTTGTCGATAGAGTGCTTCTAAAGTCTCTTCTAAATGATCATGTTCTCCATTATACACAGGAATAAAGACAGTCGCTTTATTTTCTTTACCCATGAGTCACCTCACGCAAAATAATCTCTTCTACTTTCTTATAACTCTCTTCCCATGATGTACCTTGATATTTCTGACTCATTGCTTCAGCATGTTCATTGATATTATCCATTTCTACTACTTGACACAACTTAGCAGCTAAGTCAACAGGATAGGCTTCTGCATAGACAATATCTGTATTTTCAACTAATACCTTCGTATTATTATCTCCTGTATTCATGACTGGTACACAGCCTGCTACTAAGAGTTCAAGTGGAAGAAGAGAAACATTTGTCAGAGAAAGAACTAAGCAAGCAACACTTTCATGATAAATTTCTGCTAATTCTTGTTTATTTAAGATACCTCTATCGGTAAATTCAAATGGAATATCATAATTTGACATGTCTTGTCCAAAAAACTCAATCTCATATTCTGGATGTTTTTCCTTGAAGATTTTCAAAGCCATGACACCCAACTCGAATCCACGACGCTCTGTATGAGCACGAGCATAAAAGGAGATTTTTTTCTTTTTGAACATTTTAGCTTTAGGCTTATACACATCAATATCTGCCCCAAAGTTAAAATAATCTGCTTCCATCCCATATTCTTTGACCCTATCAGGGAGCCAGGCTCCAGCTGTAATGCCATAAAATCCAAATTTGTAAGTAGCTTCTGCTAATTTATAACGAGAACCAACTCCATAAAATATTGGCTCAAAATCTTGAACAAAATAAAATTTATGTAAGTTTTCACCAGTCAAATTAAACACAGCATAGGCCGTTTCCCAACTAGTCGCAAAGACAACATCCTCATCTTGAAAATCTTCCAATTCCTTAACTGGAACATTTAGTTTGTAAGAACGTTCAAAAATATCTTGAGCTTCTTTTGCAGATTGAGGAATCGTATTATTCCTATACACATAAAAAGTCAACCGA
This window contains:
- a CDS encoding DUF2142 domain-containing protein, which gives rise to MEASLKKIISIGLGVVIVVFAQLALPILFDFKFDIKFWEVIIGVVATLIVTNFTDNSKLARNAFFLILFLGTSIALIKPVQYGLDEESHLANAIGLSDSFFFKYSDEKLEDYESVFLHDGIRNQPNYQGDDYWYHVEHKKSSIKGQIKGFDNPAFLPGSIGWNVGRLLSSKVYISYYLGRIFHVLAFAGLVYAAIKLSKAYQEMIYLMGTLPSTMYIVSNYHYDYLYYGASLLVIALLTNILSGKTIITRKVSLLYQGFTTLFIFSKFPLVLVGSLIAALPNKYYDSKKTRYFSFCIFILNFLFALLYSGIIPLFSSANPVTGSSPGLLYFVKHPLPIIRTMLSMPAVIVDNYMIRPLHYVSHQSDILIAITTLLVFSLATIIVLQTSFKLSKNFIIWSIFTLLAVTFLIIYAITGDPRVYSPGNISVGGVQGRYYYFMILMVPILLGNWIQQTLKPQKFSMQQSDAFLTFLQYSMIYLNIFTISIGLYTQI
- a CDS encoding glycosyltransferase family 2 protein, whose amino-acid sequence is MGKENKATVFIPVYNGEHDHLEETLEALYRQKTDFDWDVLITDSGSRDNSVQIIERFAEKYGNLQLKRIAKEDYSHGGTRQMAAEISSGEIMVYLSQDAVPYNENWLNEMVAPFALNPNIAGVVARQKPRLSCFPAMKYDIEAVFREQGVEDALTFWTRSDEALKGTYTKESFYSDVCSAAPREFLVNQIGYRQVAYSEDYEYGKDIVDAGYIKVYNAKAIVEHSNDVLLSDYKKRIFDETYNIRVNSGTTNRISLVTVWVTVFKDSLKDSVRICRDRDFSWKRKLYWLVVNPLFHLEKWRGIRLANNVDLSADNSQYSLEKSKGNIEG
- a CDS encoding glycosyltransferase family 1 protein, which codes for MNRILSTYKNEGTRATLRKICHKLKNGGQVVGTTPPKINMSEIPVMPQFEDLMRADYIHHPYVKPEKLDKKRLNIAWVTPPVGPGGGGHTTISRFVQYLQSQGHRLTFYVYRNNTIPQSAKEAQDIFERSYKLNVPVKELEDFQDEDVVFATSWETAYAVFNLTGENLHKFYFVQDFEPIFYGVGSRYKLAEATYKFGFYGITAGAWLPDRVKEYGMEADYFNFGADIDVYKPKAKMFKKKKISFYARAHTERRGFELGVMALKIFKEKHPEYEIEFFGQDMSNYDIPFEFTDRGILNKQELAEIYHESVACLVLSLTNVSLLPLELLVAGCVPVMNTGDNNTKVLVENTDIVYAEAYPVDLAAKLCQVVEMDNINEHAEAMSQKYQGTSWEESYKKVEEIILREVTHG